The genomic window CAGCGCGGCTCCGCCGCCAGCGCGCGGACCACCACACGGGCCGTCTCCAGCTGGGCCTTCATCCGCTGCACCCGTACCGCCGTGTGCTGGGGCGTCAGCTCCAGCGCCGTGGCCACCTCCGCCCGCGACAGCTCCCCGGCGGCCTCCAGCCACCACAGCGAGAGCAGCGCCCGGTCGTCCTCGTCCAGCCATCGGGTCGCCTCGGCGGTCTCACGCCGCTGGCCCGAGAGACCGAGCCGGGTGATGGTCAGGTCCACGAAGTCCGCACCGGGATCGACGACGTCGTACGTGCCTTCGTACGTGCCGTCGTACGAGCTGCCGTACGCGCCCTCCAGACCGCCGCCCGCGGGGATCGCGCCGGACCGGCGCTCCCGCCAGTGGCCGCGGATCTGGTTCATCGCGATCGCCACCAGCCAGCTGCGGAAGTTCTCCGGGCTGCGCAGCCCGCCCAGACCGCGAAGGACGCGGAGCATGGTCTCCTGCACCACGTCGTCCACGTCCGCGTGGCCGTTCAGGGCGCGGCCCACGATGTTGTAGACCAGCGGGAGGTACTCGGCGACCAGCCGGTCCTGTGCCTGCTGGTCCCCGGCCCGTGCCGCCGTGATGGCCGCGGCTTCGCGTTCGCTGCTCACGCGGTGTCCACTCTCCTTCAGTCCTTCAGTTCGGGAGCCCGTCTCCTCCGACACAGGGGAGACGCCCGGCCTCCGCCGCGATAACGGAAACCGGGCCGCCGACCGGATAGACGTGTGCGGCGACGGGCGGCAGGGACAGTCCGGGCCGCCAGGCGCGCAGCACGGCGGCGGAGGGCGGGAACAGTTCGGTGGGCAGGGCCTCCGGCCGGTGCCACTCCCAGCGCACGATCTTGTCCGGCTCGGTCACCTCCGCCTCGCCGCGGGCGTCCGTGACCAGGCCCGCCGCCGAGACCCTCGGCATGCCCGGCGCGCCGTCGAGGACCACGGCGACGATCCGTACGTCCTGGTGCCGCACCCGCAGCGCGGTCTCCTCGGCCAGCTCCCGCGCCCCCGCCTCCTCGAAGCTCTCGCCAGGGTCGACCTTGCCGCCGGGCAGCTCCCAGCGGCCGTTGTGGGCGAGACCGAGGAGGACGCGGCCGCCCGGATCGACGACGATCATGCCGACACCGGTCAGTCCGTTCGGCGCCGGGAAGGCGCGTGCGGCACGTTCGGCGGGTTCGGCGCGTTCGGCAGGGGAGTGGGTCACCATGGGGGCGATCGTACGGGCTGTCGAAAAGCTGCCGAGGAGGACCCGGCGTACCGTTCACGGACCCGCTTTGATCACCGGGCCGATGGGCGACTTCGAGGAAGGCGGTTCGCGGTCGTCGCGGATCCCGAGGGCGCGGTGTACTCCCTCCGGCAGGGCCGCAGCTTCGCCGGCGCCGAACTGCCGGACGCGCCGGGCGCGCTGGGCGCACCGGGCTGGGCGCACCGGGCTGGGTCGAGCTGCTGACCCGCGACCCCGCAGAGGCCAGACGGTTCTCCGCCGCGGTGTCCGGCTGGAGTGTGACCGTGCCGGAGCACCACACCCAATGCGGCGTCGGGGACCGGGACTTCGGTGGCATGCTGCGGATGTCCGACGAGCGCTTCCCACCCGAGGTGCCCGCGCACCGGCTGCCGTACTTCGAGGTGACGGACGTCGAC from Streptomyces sp. FIT100 includes these protein-coding regions:
- a CDS encoding NUDIX hydrolase — its product is MVTHSPAERAEPAERAARAFPAPNGLTGVGMIVVDPGGRVLLGLAHNGRWELPGGKVDPGESFEEAGARELAEETALRVRHQDVRIVAVVLDGAPGMPRVSAAGLVTDARGEAEVTEPDKIVRWEWHRPEALPTELFPPSAAVLRAWRPGLSLPPVAAHVYPVGGPVSVIAAEAGRLPCVGGDGLPN